The Roseofilum casamattae BLCC-M143 genome includes the window TCCGAAGTCAATTCATGACAGCCATGCTGCAAGGTTTGGTGACTAGCGCCAATGTTTGCATAGGCGTAGTTCTCGGTGTTCCGGAGACCATTGGACGCTATCAAAAATTTGGTGTAGAATGAATAGTCCGCGTCCGCACTCGGACTCAACTTCCGGTAGATTGGCTGATTCAACTGGAATGCAAGGGCATCGATCGGCGCGATCGCTGTCGCAACCGCTATCAGAAATCGCCCACCAATGACAGTCTTCTGACATGAAAAACCGGACGGAAACCTGCTTGCTCGGATCGAGATTATTGCCGTGCTTGGCAG containing:
- a CDS encoding ATP-binding protein, which translates into the protein MIAISPRPMRRQWNTISFASTLYLCPILDLLLTHIPEKVPSDWHQEVRLGLQEALVNAAKHGNNLDPSKQVSVRFFMSEDCHWWAISDSGCDSDRADRCPCIPVESANLPEVESECGRGLFILHQIFDSVQWSPEHRELRLCKHWR